Part of the Musa acuminata AAA Group cultivar baxijiao unplaced genomic scaffold, Cavendish_Baxijiao_AAA HiC_scaffold_1138, whole genome shotgun sequence genome, TGCGTATGAGCAGATTTATAGCACCGACTTCTTCACGAGCCTGGAACATGTCCATGACTTCCtgatgtccgatgacaccttCACCTTCACTGCCTCGACCACGATCCCAGTGGCCTCGCTGGGACAATGCTCGCTCGACAACCCCTATTGATTCGACTGTAGCTTGCTTGAATGAAAGCTTATACGGAAAatgatgtttgttcatgtatatcataacaatgtaagggaaagaaaatttttgttcttgtaaatattgacaatgacaaagttcaattttcatcccATGTTTTGTTGTTTCCTTAATATGATGGGATCTATAAGAAATGGTCTCAATGTTGCATCATGTTCAAAGACAAAGACTGATCATATGATATCAACGACATCTCTCATCGTCAGACTTTCATCGTCAGACTTTGGACGATTGGTATCAGAGGCAAGGCAGCAAATTTGACCTATCATCTATCGGAAACATGTTCTAACTTTTTGTTTCTGAGTGAAGtccacagcaacaacaacaaacaaCAAAGTCAACAATCCCAACAAAGCTGCAAGTCAATCCATCACTGAATCCCAACCACAAGTGTGTGCACTGATGATACTATAGAAAACCTTTAATCAGAACCATCACTTAAATCATCACTGAATCGATAAAGAATTACATGGTTTGAAGCATTTGGCAATGGCCAAAACAATTCTGAATTGTCAACTGATATGCAAAATATTAAACACACATCATGGAAGGAAATGCAATCTCTCCAGATGTCTTGTTGATATGATATGGTCGGATTTCAATAGCGAGAAGAACGCCTGCATCATGTTAAATTCATTAGATGAATAAGAACTCAAGAGTATCAACAACTAATAAGCTACCGTTAAGAAATACAAGACAATTGAGATAGAAGAACATACCATTCATCTTAGCACACGAAAAAATGATCAAATTGCATCTATTTACTAATATTCAAAATTTTGAATGAATTTAGACAATCAATCTGAGTCTACTATTCTAGCTTTGGAAGTTACAAACGAATTCAAATAACTAATATCAAGTctataaaatagtaaaaattgtcGAAATAAGGGGTATCCATGTTGGGTACcaaaacaaatgataagaacaaataacGCTCCTGAGAAGATTGGAACAAACTAAGATATGGGCCTAAAGACTCCCAATCTTCCTTCGTGTTAATCTAGGACTAGTACAAGCAcataaatcagaagaactttgGCTTGTTACCTGCCGCAAGCTTATcaagaagaaatgtaatcctAATTCCTTTTGAAAGGTTGTAGCATTCAAATTAAATCTCTAGAGGCAGAACAGGAGGTTGGAttaactcctcttcctcctttggggCATGAATTGTAACATGATCTAGCAAAGGAGTCATAGGGCCCTGCTTTACTTTAAGATCCTAATCCAACATGATCTTTACTTTGATATCGAGGACACCCTGTGATTTTTAAAAACAAAAGGTCAgttaaaatggatcattaagcacttgaatatatatatttctccaaGTATATCAATGTTtttattactgtttagaaagtaaaTAAATTCATCTATCTAAATTTCAGCACAAACAAGGTTAGTGCAAtagaaaatttgaaatatttaggTACAGCCTACTTGACAAGCATTTCAAGTTGAAGTTGTCAATAGGCAAGTATCTATATGAGCACTGCAAGGAAACCAAGCCCTATTAAAACAATCATCAATACATATGCAAAACATGATTAATACATatgattgcaaaaaaaaaaagtgaatattGATTAATACATATGCCATTGTGAAGTCTCACGAATTTATAATACCATGATTGCAGAACCCAGACTTTTCCTCTTATGTGCAGCTATGCATAGTAACTGCCCGTTCACATGACAGGTTTTCATCAAACTTCCACGCATTGGACATAGTGCTATGTTAGACAGTGGATGGATTTACTAATGCTTCTTGCAGCAAAatccaaaacaaaaacaaatttcACAACATAGAGCATATTCTTGTCCCTGACAAGTGCATCACTCCTCAGACATAATAAGTTGTAGAACTAATGATGTCATGCTTTAttcagaaattttaaaaaaattaaattttaaaatatgtccataagaattaaaaaaactataaaacAATTTTCATTCTCCGATTAGAAAAAAGGTTTATACTGATCAAGTAATATTTATGTTTGATCAGTCTCAAGAGTCAAGACAGACAATTCAAAAAAACTTTGAGTTAGAAGACTAGCCAAAGCAATTACATAAGCACTTTCAAATTCCAAGTAACTAGCTCCAAGAATTGAAAATCTGACCCTTTTATAAGTTTTTGTATTTCTGTGAATATGGGACATGTTTTGCTGCTAAAACTGCTTAGAAACAAAATTAAGGAATGCCTATTTTAGCAAACCTGAGGTGAGGGGGATAGAGAAGCTGCATCAACAGATAGAGAGTCAGGGATTTTTTAGCCAACTTGTAAAGAGCAACTGATGCATCTTGCTATTGTTTTAGATTAGTCGATCCCAGTAgtttgaggagaaaatcaagtccTACATTGAGAATATGTTTCTTAATTTCCTTAGTTATAAAAAGGAGGAAAAGCAGAAGGATGTCATGGTTGCTGGACAGATACAATGCCATCATCATCAATGAAAATAGTTCTTTGATCCTCAGGTGAACATAAATGAGCAAGAGCCAAAGCTATAAGTCTTTGGACAGCCTTCTCCCCAACTCGCATCAGATATAATAAATGCTTTAGTACCTACAAGGCCAAAAGGCAAGGAACACCATGTCTACATCCATTAAACAGAACCACCAATTAAAAGTAAATCCTTATCGTTCTGAATATATACTGCAATAAGCCAAGAAATACAGCAAACAGAACTTACTCGCCCATTAATCTTCTCCTCTAATCTCTTTATTGTCTTTGCTACACAGTCCTTAGTTGCCTGTAATTGaagtaatatttttcaataaaacttagttcaaaatataaaaaaaaatcaaaacaagaTCAATATACACATTAGGAAGCATGGATCTGGCAACATCAAAGTGCTCAACATACCTGGTTAACGAATTCACTATCTTGTAGCTTCTGAACACCTCCTACCTTGATAAAATCAGAAACATTATCCTAATAACAAAGACAAGAATAAGAAGCTTGTGTCCAACCAATTGTTCTCAATTTCACATTGCAGCATTATGCAAAGAAACAGAAAATGAAATCACAACAAAGGAATATTTTGATGTAGTTTCACCTCATTCTCTGCAATACCATAAAGAGCAAATGCAGCATTATGTTGCAAACATCCATTTTTCGAGTCAAGAAGTTTAAGAAGAGGCACCAAACCGCCATTGTAGACAATACCAGCTTGATTGTGTGAGTCCTTGAGGGAAAATAAAAGGTCTTTGAGATAGAGCAAAAACACTGAGTCATTGTTCATTAGCAAAATGAAGCAAATCCAACCATATATAAGGAGAAAGAAACTAATATGCTGCATTGTAGCAGATGGATAATGATATTAACAAGAACATTTTTTTCAAAAGCATTTCCAAGAAGCATGAGCCATATTACAAAAACGTGGTATAATATCAAAAATatcgagaaaaaaaatatattttattatcactTCTAAAACTGAATTTTCCCCTTCTTTGGCAGTATATAGTGAAAGGGTCCAAGCATACATGATAATCAAGCTAAGGgaaaaatgagaaaagagcttACAGTGTGGTTTACTCATCAGGTGTCAGAATAGCCTAGTAAAAGACAGTTGAAATTTAGATATCACGGCACAAGTATGCTACAATTCAAGCAAGGAAGTGAGCTATCAGAGCCCAGTCCAAAAAAACAAAAGCCCAGGACATGTATACATATCTTTGGAATAAAAAACACAGAAGGGAAAGAACTAAAATGAGAACTGCTTTGCTTGTTAAGAATAGTGTTCCAACAATCACCAAactgaaattttaaattaataaaatagagTAGTAACTACTGGAAGCAGCTGTTGTACAAAGCATATATGCTAGTGTACATACAGCATGCACAACTAGCACAGTCTTGGGAAGTGTACCAGCaaatacaacaataacaaaaaaaccGTGAGTGTGTACCAACAAATAAATTCTCAAAATAGATAATATAAACTAGGTAAGCTTTTGTTTTCAAACATCACCCAAGCGCATTAGACTCTAGACTGTCACAGAGAACAAAATGATAACATATAAGAACCGATAGAAGTTATTAGGGTTTGAACCCTCGGCCCGTGGGAAAAGGACTCACTACACACTACCAGGCTATCTGGTTAGGTATTAAACAAGGTAAGTTTGAACATTTTTTATGTATGAAAATCTTTCAACACTTTTCCCACAGGTGTGATTCAGCAAATAACCACATGCTTTGTCAGCTAAGACCTTGCAAAGTCAGCTTCAGGATTGGCATTGGCTTTTGGGTAATATAATGGTGATTGGTATgattaagttcagaactttcatgTTATGTACCAcccagtgattgaaagaggcgctcgggcgctcgcctaggcactcgagcgaggcgaggcgaggcccgagcgcctcgctaatgtcccaggcggcgcgcttcaaacaggcgccgcctgggcgctcgcccgagcccaggcgttgggcgcttcgggcaagcgcctaggtaaaccaagtgaccaaaccaggattttaggactggttcggtcctggttcggttgttagttggttcaatcgaaccaactaaaccgatataacccttacccaaccctaacccgctgccgctgccgctcccgatctcgctgctcgtcgctcctgctcgcgcctcccgttgctcgcgcctcccgcgagccttccctctgctcgcgactcccgcgagccctcccggaagccttccctctgctcgcgactccctgcttgcgcctcccgcgagccctcctagctgctcgcgcctcctgcgagccctcccattgctcgcgactcccgcgagccttccttcCGCTCGcgactaaaatttttatttaaaatagcatatttttatttaaaattttaaataattatatttattaattatattatatatttttacattttagtgcctcgcttcgctcgggtgagcgcctctagcgtttttggaccttggcgcctaacgctttttaaatcactggtaccACCATCATTTTCTGATCCAGTTAAACACATGGCTAACGACATAACAATTCAACATGGCGATTGGTATgattaagttcagaactttcatgTTATGTACCACCATCATTTTCTGATCCAGTTAAACACATGGCTAACTACTTAACAAATCAACACTACTTTAGCTAATGTTAATATCAGCCTAAGTAAGCAATTTAACGAGTAGCATGAACGAAATGGAAAACCAACCAAACCAGAACTTTCAAGTTATGTACCACCATCATTGTCTGATCCAGTTAAACACACAGCTAACTACTTAACAATTCAACACTACTTTAACTAATGTTATTATCAGCCGGAGTAAGCAATTTAATGAGTAGTATGAACGAAATAGCAAACCAACCAACCCCATTGCTCATATATCACTGACCAATATAAGAAGTGAATGTCATCCTTGTACCAGAACCATGACCCAAAATGCACCATGTTTTAGGTACTAATATAga contains:
- the LOC103999884 gene encoding ARM REPEAT PROTEIN INTERACTING WITH ABF2, whose protein sequence is KDLLFSLKDSHNQAGIVYNGGLVPLLKLLDSKNGCLQHNAAFALYGIAENEDNVSDFIKVGGVQKLQDSEFVNQATKDCVAKTIKRLEEKINGRVLKHLLYLMRVGEKAVQRLIALALAHLCSPEDQRTIFIDDDGIDLIFSSNYWDRLI